GTTCGGCTTCGATCGCCTCGGCGTGCGCGTGCCGGCTATCGCGATTTCTGCGTACACCGCACGCAACACGATCATCCACGATCAGATGCACCACGCGGCCGTGATCGCGACCCTGAGTGAGCGTTTCCGCCTGAAGCGACTGACAGCACGCGACCGAGACGCACGCACCATCAACAACGCGATCAACCTGACCTCACCGCGCCAGCCGCAGGATTGGCCTGATACCTATCCGCATTATGTCCCCGCCAATCCCGAGTCGCGCGCGCCGGTGCCACACGGCGATGACGATCGCCCGCTCAGCCCGCCTGGTGCGGGTCTGATGGCACTGCTGGCGTCGCGCTATGATCCCGGAGAGCCAGTGCCGACGACGTATCGAGAGGCTTTCGAGATGGTCACGCGCCGTGGGCTCGGCCTTTTCGGCAGCAAGAACGGTCACGACCGCATCGAATAGCACCGCGCGGTCGCGACAGCCGCGATCCCGGCTCAATCAATACCCGGTGAACTCCTCGGTGCGAATGTCGTCGTCATCGACCCCTGCCTCGGCAAGCACCGTGCGCATCTGCTTGACCATACCTGCCGGACCGCACAGGTAGTAGATCGCCGCCGCCACGTCGGGGACGTATTCGGTCAGCAACGCGGCGTCGATCCGGCCCGTATGACCGGCCCAGCCGACCGCGGATGTCTCGGGCTTCGTCATCGTCGGCACGAACGTGAAATTCGCGCTGGACTCGCTGAGCCCGGTCAGTTCGTCGAGGTAGGCGGCAGCCTCCGGCCGCTTATTCGAGTAGAACAGGACGATCGAGTGGCCGGTGTGATCATGCTGGGCTTGGAGCACGATACTGCGTGCTGGGGTGATCCCGATGCCACCGGTCAGGAACACCGCCGGTCGAGAGATCTTGTTATGTAAAGTAAACGACCCGTACGGCGCGTCGAGTTCCACCTCGGTGCCGATCGGCAGTTGCCCCAGCACGCGTTTGAACGCGGTGTCACGCATGCGGGTCGTGCAGGCAAGATGGTGTTCGTATGGTGCGCTCGACAGCGTGAAGCCGCGGATGTCCCCCTCTGCGTCGGTCTCAGGAGGGTCCAGCAACGTGTAATCGGCGAACTGCCCAGCCTTGAATTCGAAGCCATCGGGCTTCTCGAAGTGGAAAGACATCGTCCCCTCTGCGACCTGGATCTTCTTGGCCAGCCTGACTCTGGGCAGTGACACGGATATCCCTCTTTCTGATCTGTTCTGATCCAGATCTGTTCTGATCCAGATCTGTTCTGATCCAGATCAGATCTGGGTCAGATCTGTTCTGGACCTGTTGCCTTACGTTCCGGCGCACCAGTGCGCTACGCGCGGCCTGCGATGCCGGTGCGAAGCCTGGAGTAGTGGCGCTGCGCCTTCGCGCGGTTTCCGCATCCAGCCATCGAGCACCACCGACGACGTCCGGTCGTGTCGTGGAAATACAGCACACACGACGGATGCTCACACTGGCGGATGTTGTCTGGCCCAGCCCCGCGCAACCGCAGATAGTCCTGCGCAGCCTGCCAGGCCGGCCGCCACGACTCGTCTGCGAACACAGGCAGGTGCCGCACCTCGCCGTCAAGGATGCTATCGACCACGAGTGCACGCGCGAGGATTGAATTCAGTCGCTCCTCAGCACCGGGCTGGTTGTCGAAGATGCTCTCTAACGTGGAGCGCGTGTAGACGAGAGCACTGCGCATCCGCTCGTCCGGCTGAACGTCGATGCTGCATTCGGCCAACCATTGGACGAGCCCTGGCAAAGTTGCCAGCAGGTCGTACTCCTCGCCGGCTCGATGCCAGCGGGTATTCACGAGATCGACGGCAAGCGGCTCACCAGTCAAAGGTCGTTCCATGTTCTGATTCTAACTTATGCGGATATCATTTCAAGTTACTTTTCGTATG
The Rathayibacter sp. SW19 DNA segment above includes these coding regions:
- a CDS encoding ferredoxin--NADP reductase, with the translated sequence MSLPRVRLAKKIQVAEGTMSFHFEKPDGFEFKAGQFADYTLLDPPETDAEGDIRGFTLSSAPYEHHLACTTRMRDTAFKRVLGQLPIGTEVELDAPYGSFTLHNKISRPAVFLTGGIGITPARSIVLQAQHDHTGHSIVLFYSNKRPEAAAYLDELTGLSESSANFTFVPTMTKPETSAVGWAGHTGRIDAALLTEYVPDVAAAIYYLCGPAGMVKQMRTVLAEAGVDDDDIRTEEFTGY
- a CDS encoding CGNR zinc finger domain-containing protein, with amino-acid sequence MERPLTGEPLAVDLVNTRWHRAGEEYDLLATLPGLVQWLAECSIDVQPDERMRSALVYTRSTLESIFDNQPGAEERLNSILARALVVDSILDGEVRHLPVFADESWRPAWQAAQDYLRLRGAGPDNIRQCEHPSCVLYFHDTTGRRRWCSMAGCGNRAKAQRHYSRLRTGIAGRA